Within Sorghum bicolor cultivar BTx623 chromosome 2, Sorghum_bicolor_NCBIv3, whole genome shotgun sequence, the genomic segment tgggatagatATAGTATTAATATTAAGTACGTTTGACTTCACGGAGTGAGAGCGGAGTGCTTCACCATGTGAGCTCATACCGCACGATCCACGACTCCGCCTCCGTCGTCGCTCGTTCCCCAGGCCGCGCGCGCAGGTGGTGGCGGCCGTTGTTCCTCTAACGCCGTTGCAGGCACCAGATCGGCGCAGAGTTAGGGTTCACCGGAGCGGCGCGGCGCTCCCGACCTCTCGTCATCAGATCGGCGCGTCACTGGACCGGCTGCCGTCCTCGCCCGGGGCACAGCACACGCGAAGCCCGGGTAAGCCGCAACAGTCGGCgatgtcgccgccgccgtcgcccctCGTggtgctcccgctcctcctcctcctcgccgctgTATCCCACTTTGCGGCCAATGTGGCAGGTGCCGGCGCCCCTCCCCCGGTGCCGACGCCGTGGCCGGAGCAGTTCCATGCCGTAGTTTTCACAAACCTCACCGAGAGCGGCGGCCGGCTGCAGCTGATCGACCTCTACTACGACTGGCCCAGGGGCCGCAACCTCAACCTCATCCGGGACCAGCTCTCCGGCGACCCGCTCTACGACGTTGAGTGGACCAACGGCACCTCCTACTTCTTCGACTCCGGGTCCTGCCGCACCGTGCGTGTCCCCGTGGGGCTCCTGCCGCCCGACTggctcgccgccggcgccgtctACCTCGGCCGCGAGCACGTCGACGGCTTCGACTGCCACCTCTGGACCAAGGTCGACTTCATATGGTACTACGAGGAAGTCGCCACCGGCCGCCCCGTCCGATGGAATTTCTTCAATGGTAGTAGCTGCATTCCCCATCTGTACTTTATTTCGCCTCTTGGTAGAGCGCCACAAATTTTTGGTGGTCTAGGGATGCAGTCTAAATTTATATGAACTTTTTCCAGTTTTCTCTCTTTGATGCAGCACTATAGCGGCGATTCTACAGTTTCGTTGTGCAGGGATGCAGTCTGAATTACACTGAATAGTTATCCTGATACTTGTAACTCTGCTTGTCTTTTTGCAGTACTAAATTTCTGCTTTTCTCCGGTATAACATGCGATTTTCTTGTGCACAGATGCAGTCTAGATTCTCCAATTTCTTTGTTTCGTAATTGGGGATTGCTATCACTGTGTTTATCTTACTGTAGTCTCTGTTTTTTTCCCTGAAACGCAAATATCTTATTTTCAGTATGTTTCTTCACTTCTGCAGTACTTAGTGTTGATGCAGCAGTGTGAATGATGATCTGTGTGTTCTTGTTCCCCAGGGATGCAGCAGCATGTGATGAGTTTTGAGGTGGGAGGAGTGCTGGAAGACTCCAAGTGGCAGGCACCCGCTTACTGCTTCAATGGCGGCAATGCCGACACCGCCAATGTGGCTGCGGATGGAGTTGATAGTGATGCTGGTAGATCCAGTAGAGTTGATGTTGATGTGATGAACAGCCTGATCAGGTTCGCCGGGGCTCCAGCTGTAGCTGCATCATTTGACCagtgagatttttttttttgatgattGGCTGATGAGAGACTTTGCCAACGGTGGTCCACGTCCTGTTGATTATGTTATGTTCTGTTAATCGCATTGTGCTTTGTATAACCCTGGCTGATTTGTGGTAACAGTCACTCTACATTTCCTGGACCTGGAAATTTGACAAGTCGTAGCTGCTAGGAGTACTATTTTCTTGGGGAATGCAAGGTTCATAATCGATACTGATTCCCTGAATTTGATTGTCATCCGGCAGTCGTTGAACCGGAGTGGCACAAATAGAATTGCGTTTTTGAGGTCTTTGTAAGCAGCGAGATATAGCTAGATGGAATTTAGACAGATTAGCAAGAATTTGAGGAAGAACTCAGAGGAATCTCGTTAGAACGAGTAGTGCTTAGGAGTTAAGGATTACAATTtagttcttccataattcctctcccctctctctgAGTCATACATATACTACTTCATCCTGTTTCGTCCAACTAGTAGTGCAGGTGACCTATTCCCACTCTGGGCCTTGAACATGTGGGTTGGGCCGTCGCTGGCGCACACTCCTTCTCGGCCCATCAGCATTGTCTTCAGGAGGTGTCGTAGTTGTGTTGCTGACATCTCCCCCTCCATCAGAACCAGCTTGCCCCCAAGCTGGTGCCTGTGGAAATCGCTGCCGAAGTTGCTCCATGTCCTCCCATGTGGACAGAGTAGGTGGTCTTTGCCACGCGCTTTTGAAGAATGCGAAGAGGCACCTGCACATGGTCAATAGAATCTGGTAATGGTTCAACCGAATGACTCACAGGAACTGCTCCTTTAAGTTGGGAGACATGAAAGATGGGATGGACTGAAGAAGTTGCTGGTAATTGGAGCTTGTAAGCCACTGTCCCTATCTTCTCTGTAATCAGGTAAGGGCCAAAGAATCGAAAACAGAGCTTCTGATTGGAGCGAGCAGCCACCGAAGTCTGCACATATGGCTGTAATTTGACATAAACCCATGAACCCACAGAAAACAAGCGTTCTGTGCGGTTCTTGTCAGCGTGATGTTTCATCCTGTTCTTAGCACGGGCGAGGTGTTGCTGTATGAGGGACTGCATCACAGAGCGCTGTTGGAACCAGTCATCCAGAGTTGGTGATGGACAAGCAGAAGCAGCATGGATACCTAACTGCCTTGGATGTTGTCCGTAAAGGACGAAGAAGGGTGACTGATTCAGAGCAGAATGCCATGTTGTGTTGTACCAGAACTCGGCTAGATGCAGCCAATTGAACCACTTGGCAGGCGCTGCATGGGTAAAACATCTTAAAAATGTCTCCATACACTGATTAACGCGCTCAGTTTGACCGTCAGATTGCGGATGATATGCTGAACTCATGCGCAGTTCAACTCCGGCCAAGCGAAACAATTCTCTCCATAATTGACTGGTGAATATCTTGTCACGGTCAGACACTATTGCAGTAGGTAGTCCATGAAGCTTATAAATATGTGTCATGAATATCTTGGCCACAGACAGAGCAGTAAAAGGATGTTTCATGGCAATAAAGTGACTGTATTTGGAGAACAAATCCACCACCACCAGGATACAATCATAGCCATGAGAATTTGGCAGGCCTTCAACAAAATCCATGGATATTACCTGCCAAGACGATGTCGGTGTGGCTAATGGTTGAAGCAATCCGGGATATTTGACATGTTCGGCTTTAGCTTGTTGACAAGTCGGACAACTGCGCACATACTCATCCACATGTTTCCTTAAGCCTGgccaagcaaagaactcttgtATTCGTTTAGTTGTTGCAGGAATACCAGAATGTCCCCCCAATGGTGAACTATGAAAAGCCTGGATGATTTGTTGTTGAATTGTGGAATTGTTGCCCACCCAAATTTTATTTTTGAATCTGATGAGGCCATCTGACAAGGAAAATGAATCAGCAGTTGTCTGGGATGTAGCCAGCTTTGACAGAAGACGTTGAGCCTGAGTATCAGTGGCATAGCCCCTTGTAATATCATTGCACCACTGCGGTGTCGCCACAGAAATTGCACAACAAACACCTCCATTATGCACTCGACGAGAAAGAGCATCAGCAGCTGTATTGTCGGTGCCTTTCTTGTAGATTATCCGATATCAAAGTCCCAGCAATTTGGTGAAAACCTTCTGTTGCCAAACCGTATTAAGCCTCTGATCATTCAGGTGAGTTAAGGACCTCTGATCCAAGTAAATGATGAATTCTGCCAGCTGCAAATACGAACGCCACTGCTCGACTGCTATGAGTATGGCCAAATATTCCTTCTCATAAATGGACAGACCTTGTGTCTTAGGTCCCAAAGGCCGACTGACATATGCCAAGGGATGTCCCTCCTGTAAGAGCACTGCTCCAACTCCTGTCTGACATGCATCAGTCTCGATGGCAAAAGGTTTTGCAAAATTGGGAATTCCCAGTACTGGTGCTTTACATAGAGCTTGCTTGAGAGTGTTAAAAGCTGATTGCTGCTGGGACGTCCAAACAAACAACTGATTTTTCTTTAGCAACTGAGTGAGCGGCTTGGCTAGGACAGCGAAGTGCCTGACAAACTTACGATAGAAGCCGGCCAGTCCCAAAAAATCCCCGGAGTTCACGAACAGACGTAGGTATTGGCCAATCAGCAACTGCAGTAACTTTATCAGGGTTAGTGCTGATACCTTGCGCACTCAAGACGTGTCCAAGGTAATGTATTTTTTGTTGTGCAAATCGGCATTTCTTCAGTTTAATAACCCATTGATCTTTCACCAACAGagtgagcacttgatgcaagtgttTGAgatgttcatcataagaagAACTGTACACCAATATGTCGTCGAAGAAGACAATTGCACAGCGGCGAAGTACCGGTGCCAGGGTTACATTCATGGCACCCTGAAATGTTGCCGGAGCTCCTGTGGCACCGAAAGGAACCACACAAAACTCATAGTGTCCAGCATGAGTACTAAAAGCCATTTTGAACTCCTCACCCGGTTGCAGTCTaatttgatgataaccagaatggAGATCCAGAACTGAAAACCAGGAAGCTGAGCCCAACTCGTCAACCAACTGCTCAAACACAGGAATTGGGTAAACTGATTTGACAGTCAGCGCATTCAAATAGCGGTAATCCACACAGAACCGCCATGAACCATCTTTCTTCCGAACCAACAACACCGGTGAAGAGAAGGGAGACTTGCTCGGTTGGATAAGTCCATGTTCCAGCATCACCTGAACTTGGCGTTCAATTTCATCTTTCAAACTTGGTGGATAGCGGTATGCTCTAATATTGACTGGAGTGGCCCCTTCAACTAGCGGTATGGTATGATCACACGCCCGCCGAGGGGGTAAGGCTGTAGGCACAGCAAGGACATTTGGAAACTGGTTCAGCAGTGACTGAATGTCAGTTGGCAGATGAGATACCGATTGCTCTGGATCCACATTATCAATCATTTGCAACTGGATAACAATGTCATGCTGCGCATGATGTGTGAGACCCTGCAACAACACAGTGGTGCCTTGATATGGTATAGATACCCACTTTTCCTTCCAGTGGACTTCCATTGGACTGT encodes:
- the LOC8084057 gene encoding uncharacterized protein At4g14100, whose amino-acid sequence is MSPPPSPLVVLPLLLLLAAVSHFAANVAGAGAPPPVPTPWPEQFHAVVFTNLTESGGRLQLIDLYYDWPRGRNLNLIRDQLSGDPLYDVEWTNGTSYFFDSGSCRTVRVPVGLLPPDWLAAGAVYLGREHVDGFDCHLWTKVDFIWYYEEVATGRPVRWNFFNGMQQHVMSFEVGGVLEDSKWQAPAYCFNGGNADTANVAADGVDSDAGRSSRVDVDVMNSLIRFAGAPAVAASFDQ